A stretch of Henckelia pumila isolate YLH828 chromosome 4, ASM3356847v2, whole genome shotgun sequence DNA encodes these proteins:
- the LOC140861516 gene encoding uncharacterized protein has protein sequence MASHEQTSPGDHQQGRNITIPMEQFESYVQDMIRKSLIAAKQPQSKDITVEKERNRGNPNPNAQVREGEEEESSWIHSIQPSMADELHELRRKVQKLEEGGSKMAWPIKIPGCPFSQEVIEEPLPLNYKSAKIREYDGSTDPEEHLARFENVAMLHCYGDKIKCKVFLTTLVDSAQRWFEKLEPQSVRSFAKFKQVFLQHFGSSKRYKKTAYSLFEAKQSEEESLQTYIKRFNKIALEVPTCAQETKITAFTQGLWEGEFFKSLVKKAPRTFEDLLARAEKYINMEEAQRQKKEVTRRERGREQGRSRESHDPMGRLSWYAPHRGTRDRAVHVCEEGVATQTPVSRGKFWKYCALHQECTHDTSECRTLQQRHQLPYVRDGKPVPKKPRCVPWFRGSQTLVSPRDVTSSREKEKQEMDHAKKDKTSGDGPAKGIINMISGGSTDGDSNRARKAWSRRESLGVEEGRPGSEPIITFGSQDLEGVNLPHNDALLIQDRIANYDVRRVVDSESSVNVLFQEAFEQMDLHGYELSPVKTALYGFAGHTVQPQGEMLLPITLGSGDEKRTVMTRFTLVEAPSSYNVILGRPAMNSFKAVASDYHQKIKFPVGDKVGEVRGDQPSSRKCYAETVKVDYKRARQSGKEGAQGGREVCSVEESKGEYEEVELELGQTGKSVKIARDLEARLAGTLKDCLIQNKDVFAWDQGDLMGASSHVAEHKLKIISGARPVLQKRGISGLRRIKGYVSADDGQVFREQVGRNMEVYVDDVLVKSRTRDCFIPDLEETFVTVRRYGIKLNPAKCMFGVKSGKFLGFMVTERGIEVNPEKVKLLREMPLPTSIKEVQRLTGRITALAWFIARSAHRSYHFFQVLRKAQRFGWTEQCEQAFQELKEHLASLPILVKPEPGERLWIYLSTTEKAVRTVLIKEKKGDQRPVYYVSHALKGAEVRYTEIERMALALVITARKLRPYFLSHPVTVLTNSLLGQIMTHPDASGRLVKWSVELGEYEIECQPRKAIKAQALSDFLTEVATFGQEELWRVFVDGASGVGGSGVGVILILPTQEKIEIAVKLEFQASNNEAEYEAVIVGMQRAREIGVSHIIIYCDSQLVVQQVKKTFYAREEKLIKYCKIIEELEASFTTWSIEQIPREENREADALAKRAVTGKNVSKESLVQREMVAAIEAREPVLREDTWMAPGPLLKCLGEGETEYVLREVHEGCCGNHGGSMSLVRRVLLFGYWWPTLQADASKITWSCEGCQRFGNIQHSPACSLNPVWASCPFDQRGLDIVGPFPQARAQKKFLLVAVDYFSKLVEAEPLAKITEAEVMTFLWKNIVCRFGLPRKLVSDNDRQFQGQKLADWCAEMNIKQAFTSVAYPQSNGQTEVTNRTIVRSLQARLHGMGKDWVEEIPSVLWAYRITPHTATQESPFSLVYGSEAILPVEIGQPSARIRAYEDTEEGARTQELDLIEERREKAARRMEAYRARVMRAYNRKVKPRELQEGELVLKRVNPAGEVGKLDARWEGPYNHITKVGANTWYLQDSQGHPLKQPWNVLHLKKYFM, from the exons ATGGCTTCTCATGAGCAAACATCACCTGGAGACCACCAGCAAGGCCGGAACATTACCATTCCTATGGAGCAGTTCGAATCATATGTTCAGGATATGATACGGAAGTCGTTGATAGCTGCAAAGCAACCACAATCAAAGGACATAACAGTGGAGAAAGAAAGGAACCGGGGTAATCCAAACCCTAATGCCCAAGTTAgagaaggagaagaagaagaaagctctTGGATTCACTCAATACAGCCTTCCATGGCGGATGAGTTGCATGAACTTAGGAGAAAAGTACAGAAGTTGGAAGAAGGGGGTTCCAAAATGGCTTGGCCTATCAAGATTCCGGGTTGCCCTTTTTCGCAGGAGGTGATAGAGGAGCCCTTGCCATTAAATTACAAGTCGGCAAAAATCCGGGAGTATGATGGGAGCACGGACCCAGAGGAGCACCTGGCTCGGTTTGAGAATGTAGCTATGTTACATTGCTATGGGGATAAGATCAAGTGCAAAGTCTTCTTAACCACTTTGGTGGATTCCGCCCAAAGATGGTTTGAGAAGTTGGAGCCCCAAAGTGTTCGATCCTTTGCAAAATTCAAGCAAGTGTTTCTGCAACACTTTGGCAGTAGCAAGAGGTATAAGAAAACTGCCTATAGCCTATTTGAAGCAAAACAGTCAGAAGAGGAGTCTCTACAAACCTATATCAAAAGGTTCAACAAGATCGCTTTAGAGGTCCCGACCTGTGCCCAGGAAACCAAGATCACGGCCTTCACTCAAGGTCTTTGGGAAGGGGAATTTTTCAAATCACTAGTGAAGAAAGCACCCCGGACTTTCGAAGATTTGCTGGCTCGGGCTGAAAAATACATTAACATGGAGGAAGCTCAGAGGCAGAAGAAAGAGGTAACCCGGCGGGAGAGAGGCCGGGAACAAGGAAGAAGTAGAGAAAGCCATGATCCCATGGGACGGTTATCCTGGTATGCTCCGCACCGAGGGACTCGAGATAGGGCTGTTCACGTGTGCGAAGAGGGAGTTGCGACCCAGACCCCTGTTTCTAGGGGGAAGTTCTGGAAATACTGTGCGCTTCATCAGGAGTGCACTCATGACACCAGTGAATGCCGAACTCTGCAGCAGAGACATCAGCTACCTTATGTTAGAGATGGTAAGCCGGTTCCAAAAAAGCCCCGATGTGTGCCTTGGTTTCGGGGGTCACAGACACTGGTTTCTCCCCGGGATGTCACCAGCTCTCGGGAAAAAGAGAAACAAGAAATGGATCATGCAAAAAAGGACAAGACATCAGGAGATGGGCCTGCCAAAGGTATCattaacatgatatcaggaggatctactgaCGGAGATTCAAACAGGGCTAGGAAGGCCTGGAGTCGGAGGGAAAGTTTAGGGGTGGAGGAAGGGCGACCGGGTTCAGAGCCAATCATCACATTCGGATCCCAAGACTTGGAAGGAGTAAACTTACCACATAATGACGCCTTGCTTATACAAGATCGGATCGCCAATTATGATGTTCGAAGGGTTGTCGACTCAGAAAGCTCAGTAAACGTCCTTTTTCAAGAAGCATTCGAGCAGATGGATCTGCATGGGTATGAGCTGAGCCCGGTAAAAACTGCCTTATATGGTTTTGCAGGGCACACCGTTCAACCCCAAGGAGAAATGTTGCTGCCCATAACCTTAGGGTCAGGAGATGAGAAGAGGACGGTCATGACAAGATTCACATTAGTAGAAGCACCCTCTTCTTATAATGTCATCTTGGGGAGGCCGGCTATGAATTCTTTCAAAGCCGTGGCCTCAGATTaccatcaaaagatcaaattccCAGTGGGAGATAAGGTCGGAGAAGTCCGAGGAGATCAACCTTCTTCCCGAAAATGCTATGCCGAGACAGTGAAGGTAGATTACAAGAGGGCAAGACAGAGTGGGAAGGAAGGAGCCCAGGGGGGAAGAGAAGTCTGTTCTGTGGAGGAGTCTAAAGGTGAGTATGAAGAGGTGGAGCTGGAGCTAGGGCAAACAGGGAAGTCTGTTAAAATAGCCCGGGACTTAGAAGCAAGGTTGGCTGGAACATTGAAAGATTGCCTCATTCAGAATAAGGATGTGTTCGCCTGGGATCAGGGCGATTTGATGGGAGCTTCATCTCATGTTGCAGAACACAAACTCAAAATCATCTCTGGAGCCCGGCCTGTATTACAAAAAAGAGGCATTTCGGGGCTGAGAAGGATAAA GGGCTATGTATCAGCGGATGATGGACAAGTGTTCCGGGAACAGGTGGGTCGAAACATGGAGGTATATGTGGATGATGTATTGGTGAAGTCCAGAACCCGGGATTGTTTTATACCCGACCTGGAGGAAACTTTTGTTACAGTTCGGCGGTATGGGATCAAGTTGAATCCGGCCAAGTGTATGTTTGGGGTGAAAAGTGGCAAGTTTCTGGGGTTCATGGTCACTGAACGTGGGATAGAAGTCAACCCGGAAAAAGTGAAGCTGTTGCGGGAAATGCCTTTGCCAACATCTATCAAGGAGGTACAGCGATTGACCGGCCGGATTACAGCCCTGGCTTGGTTTATAGCTCGGTCGGCTCACCGCAGCTATCATTTTTTCCAAGTATTGCGGAAAGCCCAGAGGTTTGGCTGGACTGAGCAGTGCGAGCAGGCTTTtcaggagttgaaggagcatctgGCTAGCTTGCCTATCCTGGTTAAGCCAGAGCCAGGGGAAAGATTGTGGATATATCTGTCTACTACTGAGAAGGCGGTCAGAACTGTTTTAATAAAAGAGAAAAAGGGAGATCAGAGGCCTGTGTACTACGTCAGTCATGCTTTGAAGGGGGCGGAAGTTAGATATACGGAGATTGAGAGGATGGCCCTGGCTCTGGTAATAACAGCCCGAAAATTGAGACCTTATTTCTTGTCTCATCCGGTAACTGTTCTTACTAATAGCCTCCTAGGGCAAATCATGACTCATCCGGATGCCTCGGGGAGGCTCGTAAAATGGTCGGTGGAGTTGGGAGAATATGAAATTGAATGCCAGCCGCGTAAAGCCATCAAAGCCCAGGCTTTATCCGATTTTTTAACAGAGGTGGCCACTTTTGGCCAAGAGGAATTATGGAGGGTTTTTGTAGATGGAGCCAGTGGTGTTGGAGGCAGTGGTGTAGGGGTCATCCTGATCTTACCTACCCAGGAGAAAATCGAGATAGCCGTAAAGCTGGAGTTCCAGGCCTCCAACAACGAAGCTGAATATGAGGCTGTGATAGTTGGGATGCAACGGGCTCGGGAAATCGGGGTAAgtcatattataatatattgtgaCTCACAGTTGGTTGTTCAACAAGTAAAGAAGACCTTCTATGCCCGAGAGgagaaattgataaaatattgtaaGATAATTGAAGAACTTGAGGCCAGTTTCACTACTTGGAGTATAGAGCAGATACCCCGGGAAGAAAATAGGGAAGCAGATGCCTTGGCTAAAAGAGCGGTCACTGGGAAAAATGTTAGTAAAGAATCCCTGGTACAGAGGGAAATGGTGGCTGCCATAGAAGCTCGGGAGCCGGTCCTCCGAGAAGATACATGGATGGCCCCG GGCCCTTTGCTCAAATGCTTGGGGGAAGGGGAAACAGAATATGTCTTGCGGGAAGTGCACGAGGGATGTTGTGGAAACCATGGAGGGTCTATGAGTCTGGTTCGAAGGGTATTGTTGTTCGGATACTGGTGGCCCACTTTGCAGGCTGATGCATCTAAAATTACCTGGTCTTGTGAAGGATGTCAGAGGTTCGGCAATATACAGCATAGCCCGGCTTGTAGCTTGAATCCCGTATGGGCATCGTGCCCCTTTGACCAACGGGGTCTGGACATAGTAGGACCTTTTCCACAAGCCCGGGCACAGAAGAAGTTCTTGCTGGTAGCCGTTGATTATTTTTCCAAGTTGGTGGAGGCAGAGCCTTTGGCAAAAATAACAGAAGCCGAAGTGATGACGTTTTTGTGGAAGAACATAGTGTGCCGGTTTGGGCTCCCAAGGAAGTTGGTTTCGGATAATGATAGGCAGTTTCAGGGGCAGAAATTGGCAGATTGGTGTGCCGAGATGAACATTAAGCAGGCCTTCACCTCGGTCGCCTATCCTCAAAGTAATGGTCAAACAGAAGTGACCAACCGTACTATTGTTCGATCTTTACAGGCTCGGTTGCATGGAATGGGGAAAGATTGGGTTGAGGAGATCCCAAGTGTGTTGTGGGCCTATCGAATCACTCCTCATACGGCTACACAGGAATCACCTTTTAGCCTGGTATATGGTTCGGAGGCTATTCTGCCAGTAGAGATTGGACAACCTTCAGCTCGGATTAGGGCATATGAGGATACGGAAGAAGGAGCCCGGACACAAGAATTGGATCTCATTGAAGAGCGAAGGGAGAAAGCAGCTCGTAGAATGGAGGCCTATAGAGCTCGGGTGATGAGAGCCTATAATCGAAAAGTCAAACCTCGGGAACTACAGGAAGGAGAGTTAGTATTGAAGAGAGTTAATCCAGCGGGGGAAGTGGGGAAGCTAGATGCCCGATGGGAGGGGCCATACAACCATATCACAAAGGTCGGTGCTAATACTTGGTACCTACAGGATAGTCAGGGACATCCCCTCAAACAACCATGGAATGTTTTAcatttgaagaaatattttatgtag